The Nanoarchaeota archaeon genome includes the window TTTGCAGTCATAAAAACATCTATTAGCTCTTTTTCGCCAGAAACTTTCAATATTACCTTTTTCTGGCCTTCGGATTCCCATGATTCTGCCGAATCGAAATCTGCTTTTTTATACGATTCAAGGGATGCATGCGCGGCCTGCGCGGCAAGCTTACCTTTTGTCATTTTCAG containing:
- the pth2 gene encoding peptidyl-tRNA hydrolase Pth2, which produces MKQAIIIRADLKMTKGKLAAQAAHASLESYKKADFDSAESWESEGQKKVILKVSGEKELIDVFMTAKKAKIPAALIRDAGKTQLEPGTATCVGIGPEDDDKIDAVAGKLKLL